One stretch of Pyrenophora tritici-repentis strain M4 chromosome 4, whole genome shotgun sequence DNA includes these proteins:
- a CDS encoding penicillin binding protein (AmpC, Beta-lactamase class C and other penicillin binding protein): protein MLIHFLTPLFAAFASAKCFEPNVAHPPPTYDAYDPLLQEAFESMDTALTVAIAAPEYAPTSFSVEITSSKEILWSLHHTARKRNASRPDIPLVNGDALYRIASITKTFTVLGMLYQHEAGNLSLDDTVNTYLKELGDKSNGGIPWKDITLRSLTSQLSGIPREWAQSDIINDDFDPTEVGLPPDVSREGLPACDEYSPNYETPCTAKDLFRRLKQFRPLFAPNQASTYSNIAYEILGLVISRVRNQTYESYIDEAIFKPLNMSTSTFSLPPDSVGVIPSGDQFWDVDEGVQNPTGGIYSSSQDLSKYLRYVLTHFNALTPAVNWIHPVSPSRGLNSFYGMPWEIFQTDRILKDSKRTVRFITKGGGLPGYTSVIMTVPEYDLGITILVAGPSGIFSTIRDVVTVTMVQAAEKLAIRQLNERYAGTYRARDSKLNSTVTLKADSRGLVIASWVSNGTDMYEAPLVKATMPPHFFFHMSPTLQYRNEEKSEGEEWRAMIVEERDVGVGAVWDDFCMENYETTSYAGIPFNEAVFWNEREDGSFGALELSAFRVNLTRVEDDRDELEYDEQDMMEL from the exons ATGTTGATACACTTTTTGACCCCGTTATTCGCTGCTTTCGCCAGCGCAAAGTGCTTCGAGCCCAATGTCGCGCATCCTCCACCTACATACGATGCCTACGATCCTCTCCTCCAAGAGGCGTTCGAGTCGATGGACACAGCGCTTACAGTAGCCATCGCAGCACCAGAGTATGCCCCAACTTCTTTCTCTGTAGAAATTACCTCTTCGAAAGAAATTCTGTGGTCGCTGCACCATACAGCCCGCAAGCGCAATGCTTCGAGGCCCGATATTCCGCTGGTCAATGGTGATGCACTCTACCGTATCGCTAGCATAACGAAGACGTTTACTGTTCTCGGCATGTTGTATCAACACGAGGCTGGTAATTTGAGCTTAGACGATACGGTCAATACGTATCTGAAAGAGTTGGGAGATAAGTCAAATGGCGGTATACCGTGGAAAGATATCACACTGCGTAGCCTGACTAGTCAACTGAGCGGCATCCCACGCGAGT GGGCGCAGAGCGACATCATCAATGATGATTTCGATCCCACCGAGGTGGGTCTGCCGCCTGATGTATCCAGAGAAGGCCTGCCAGCATGCGATGAGTACTCGCCGAATTACGAAACGCCTTGTACAGCCAAAG ATTTATTCAGAAGACTCAAGCAATTTCGCCCACTATTCGCACCTAACCAAGCGTCCACCTACTCCAACATCGCCTATGAAATCCTCGGCCTCGTCATATCGCGTGTGAGGAACCAAACCTATGAATCCTACATTGACGAAGCCATCTTCAAACCCCTGAACATGTCCACCAGCACCTTCTCACTACCACCCGACTCCGTCGGCGTCATTCCATCCGGCGACCAATTCTGGGATGTCGATGAAGGCGTTCAAAACCCCACGGGTGGAATCTATAGCTCCTCGCAGGACCTGTCCAAGTATCTTCGCTATGTTTTGACGCATTTCAACGCTCTTACGCCTGCTGTAAATTGGATACATCCCGTCTCACCTTCTCGGGGGTTGAACTCGTTTTACGGTATGCCGTGGGAGATCTTCCAAACGGATCGTATACTTAAAGACTCGAAACGCACGGTACGCTTTATTACTAAAGGCGGCGGACTGCCAGGTTACACATCTGTTATCATGACAGTGCCAGAATACGACTTGGGCATCACTATTCTTGTTGCTGGTCCCAGTGGAATCTTTTCCACGATTCGGGACGTCGTTACCGTTACCATGGTACAGGCTGCTGAGAAACTTGCCATCCGCCAGCTGAACGAGCGTTACGCTGGGACATATCGCGCTAGAGATTCTAAGCTCAATTCTACAGTTACGCTCAAAGCGGACAGTCGCGGTTTAGTAATCGCAAGCTGGGTATCGAATGGAACAGATATGTACGAGGCTCCTCTTGTCAAAGCCACGATGCCGCCACATTTCTTTTTTCATATGAGTCCCACTCTTCAGTACCGCAACGAGGAGAAATCGGAAGGAGAGGAGTGGCGCGCTATGATTGTTGAGGAGCGCGATGTGGGTGTGGGAGCTGTTTGGGATGACTTTTGCATGGAGAATTACGAAACGACGAGTTATGCGGGTATACCGTTCAATGAAGCGGTCTTCTGGAATGAACGGGAAGATGGATCGTTCGGGGCGTTGGAGTTGTCTGCTTTCAGAGTCAACTTGACGAGAGTGGAAGATGATCGAGACGAGCTAGAGTACGACGAACAGGATATGATGGAGCTCTGA
- a CDS encoding DUF3818 multi-domain protein, translated as MSTTKPLTPAQTHALFDILIHHQVYSEIEAFKYPSTIDQYGYPFRKADGVQSTSPLLQNMLNKFALCNPAIRNFGESWWADKIQTLVQRMAEAELSESYDKGAIGSRKALATAASSIAEYVARGMLGGYAAKQQTQGKNEYDTNNPEDVIRGFEDLVRDAIYGDALDDLYEKVKATPRLEDHTSCLQAAHEYMLLNAASFLHHIFIMSPDGQYLVRLIENLHRLIPYTVVKQTLRVGNAATMINGMVRLVLAKLSVTAMTNWIGLTNNTNDGMNLLQQIISTVLAWDTSEFQKRASKLESSRDAPDKKVFKALKTFVYASRDRHEAARSQSMSESKSIVAVVLETSDPPFKIDAETLNEHQHNVAMEYLSTYLSIRDREELTKVLCKSNPDVLTSTVRDAVAGMDPVIRAIHNAVDLSGTVTDAEAFITDLIKTAKPRKKGSKSRENSKSRAPSPDPASILDQEPSDAPTVEDFVQLLRKHAPSMHKFLHQVTKNAPDLAKDYLVYAKRIFSEFRVDARAKEAEERGEGGAGNMTAPLHSLFSTLSKEKQEELKTLLDKHEKHLSTLKSTSHTRLESIMRPSSSSQTARGTTHGPGMYLSRWNALLDSTLISPATIHGPIRKGWEVKGELDGKGLKTSSSLLDRATKRDRVSAMMAEGTGDRVDRKERKRDGLEEESMEVVWEGMRDGWVGVCRGLEIMGPD; from the exons ATGTCAACGACGAAACCTCTCACGCCCGCGCAAACGCACGCCCTGTTCGACATCCTGATCCACCACCAGGTCTACTCTGAAATCGAAGCCTTCAAATACCCCTCTACCATCGACCAGTATGGCTACCCGTTCCGGAAAGCTGATGGCGTGCAATCGACAAGCCCGTTGTTGCAGAACATGCTCAACAAGTTCGCGCTGTGTAATCCTGCCATACGGAACTTTGGCGAAAGCTGGTGGGCCGACAAGATCCAGACGCTGGTTCAGAGAATGGCAGAGGCGGAACTGAGTGAGAGTTATGACAAGGGCGCAATTGGCAGTCGGAAGGCGCTTGCGACAGCCGCGAGCAGCATTGCCGAATATGTTGCTAGAGGCATGCTAGGCGGCTATGCGGCCAAGCAGCAGACCCAAGGCAAAAACGAGTACGATACGAACAACCCAGAAGACGTTATACGCGGTTTTGAAGATTTGGTGCGTGACGCGATATACGGCGATGCTCTGGATGATTTGTATGAAAAGGTCAAGGCCACACCGAGGCTGGAAGACCATACGAGTTGCCTCCAAGCAGCTCATGAATATATGTTGTTGAA TGCTGCATCCTTCCTCCACCACATCTTCATCATGTCACCCGACGGCCAGTACCTCGTTCGACTCATCGAGAACCTGCATCGCCTCATCCCATATACTGTCGTCAAGCAGACGTTGCGCGTCGGGAACGCAGCTACCATGATCAACGGCATGGTCAGACTGGTACTCGCAAAGCTATCTGTAACGGCCATGACCAACTGGATAGGTCTCACCAACAATACCAACGACGGCATGAACCTTTTACAACAGATCATATCTACGGTATTGGCATGGGATACATCCGAGTTCCAGAAGCGCGCATCAAAGCTCGAGTCTTCGCGCGATGCACCGGATAAGAAGGTCTTCAAGGCTCTCAAGACTTTCGTTTACGCTTCAAGAGACAGGCACGAGGCGGCCAGGAGCCAATCCATGTCTGAATCCAAATCCATCGTAGCCGTCGTTCTAGAGACGTCCGATCCGCCCTTCAAAATTGATGCAGAGACTCTCAACGAACACCAACATAATGTAGCCATGGAATATCTCAGCACATACCTCTCAATCCGTGACCGGGAAGAACTTACAAAGGTCCTTTGCAAATCCAATCCCGATGTCTTGACTTCCACGGTTCGAGATGCAGTCGCAGGCATGGATCCCGTCATCCGGGCGATACACAATGCGGTTGATCTATCGGGAACTGTCACGGACGCAGAAGCCTTCATCACAGATCTGATCAAAACTGCCAAGCCGAGGAAGAAGGGCAGCAAGAGTCGGGAGAATTCAAAGTCACGCGCTCCCTCACCGGACCCTGCCAGTATACTTGACCAGGAACCCAGCGACGCCCCCACCGTAGAAGACTTTGTACAGCTACTCAGAAAGCATGCGCCGTCGATGCACAAGTTCCTGCATCAAGTCACCAAGAACGCACCAGATCTCGCCAAAGACTACCTCGTATATGCCAAGCGCATCTTCTCCGAGTTCCGCGTCGACGCCCGTGCCAAAGAAGCGGAAGAAAGAGGCGAAGGAGGAGCAGGCAACATGACAGCACCGCTCCATTCCCTCTTCTCAACACTCAGCAAAGAAAAGCAAGAAGAACTCAAAACACTCCTCGACAAGCACGAGAAGCACCTATCCACACTCAAATCAACATCACACACGCGTCTAGAATCCATCATGAGGCCCTCCTCATCTTCACAAACTGCCAGAGGAACGACACACGGCCCTGGCATGTACCTCAGCCGGTGGAACGCCCTTCTCGATAGCACGCTCATCTCCCCCGCCACCATCCACGGCCCCATCCGCAAGGGCTGGGAAGTCAAAGGCGAGCTTGATGGCAAGGGTCTCAAGACAAGCTCTTCCTTACTCGATAGAGCCACTAAGCGCGATAGAGTCAGCGCGATGATGGCAGAGGGCACGGGAGACAGAGTCGATCGCAAAGAACGCAAGCGAGACGGGCTGGAAGAGGAAAGCATGGAAGTGGTATGGGAAGGCATGAGAGATGGTTGGGTGGGGGTATGTCGGGGTCTTGAAATCATGGGTCCGGATTAG